One part of the Clostridium thermosuccinogenes genome encodes these proteins:
- a CDS encoding PcfB family protein, protein MNSGADAADQIVNMSLKGIEVMAKISGEGAKNLATYLYAVLKDQKRTKGKIRLESLLRSGKELKVFAVRNVDLKKFCQEAKRYGVLYCALRDKKSLDGMCDIMVRAEDASKINRIVERFKLATVDTANIKNEIEKSKAAKESQKAPAVKETPAEKSTDAFIDELMAKPDQVEPVIESADNPNPTTATTEKSRPSEPILDHEGKAAEGIIEPAKKSVREELREIKAARKEQAEPKRESTKEQPQAAKQNTRANKPQPKSDKPKSKAR, encoded by the coding sequence ATGAACAGTGGAGCCGACGCAGCGGATCAAATCGTCAATATGAGTCTTAAAGGAATCGAGGTAATGGCGAAAATTTCCGGTGAAGGTGCAAAAAATCTTGCCACTTATTTGTATGCTGTATTGAAAGACCAGAAAAGGACAAAGGGTAAAATCCGCCTGGAAAGCTTATTACGCAGTGGCAAAGAATTAAAGGTCTTTGCTGTACGCAATGTTGACTTGAAAAAGTTTTGTCAGGAGGCTAAGCGCTATGGCGTTCTTTATTGTGCCCTGCGGGATAAAAAAAGTTTGGACGGTATGTGTGACATCATGGTACGGGCAGAGGATGCATCAAAAATCAACCGTATTGTAGAGCGCTTCAAGCTGGCTACCGTAGATACAGCAAATATCAAAAATGAAATTGAGAAAAGCAAGGCGGCCAAAGAATCACAAAAAGCACCGGCAGTAAAAGAAACACCTGCCGAAAAAAGTACGGATGCTTTTATCGACGAGCTTATGGCAAAGCCAGACCAGGTAGAACCGGTTATTGAATCAGCCGACAACCCAAACCCCACAACGGCGACGACGGAGAAATCCCGTCCGTCCGAGCCTATCTTAGATCACGAAGGGAAAGCCGCCGAGGGTATTATTGAGCCGGCGAAAAAATCAGTACGCGAAGAACTGCGAGAAATCAAAGCTGCTCGAAAGGAACAGGCGGAACCTAAACGTGAATCAACAAAAGAACAGCCGCAGGCAGCAAAGCAAAATACCAGGGCAAATAAGCCGCAGCCTAAATCAGATAAACCGAAATCGAAAGCGAGGTAA